The following is a genomic window from Hemitrygon akajei chromosome 6, sHemAka1.3, whole genome shotgun sequence.
GGCAGCGATTTTTGCCTatgttgcaaaaaaaaatgttttccctcacctcctctgtctctctgccatGAACTTTAAATTCATGGTCCTTGAAGCACCTCCAGGTCCTTGAAAAACTACAGCCCCAAACATTTGTCCCTTGTTTCACCTCTTCAAAATTGAAATCTTGTACTACAACCTCTTTGTCTCCTCTCAATTCTGTGTTCCTAGCTGAGCAATTTTGATTTCTCATCTAACTTGTTGCTGATATCTCGACACTGAAACCACTCAAACATCACCTACAGGACCTTctcatcctttctaaaatatgaCAAATAGATTTGTGTATAATGACAAGGTActgaaaagaaaattacagtttTTTTTACATGCAACAAGGAATTAAGAGTTGGATGTGTATTTGACGTTGTCATCATGCTGAATAAGGGACATACAGAATGTAATCAATAAGGTCTCAATTAACTCAGGATGAAGGAATGAGGACAGATCTGCTCTCTAGTCATTGCTTTTCAGGTAATTATTTTTTATGTTTCCAAAATTATTTTACCAGTATTCATAATTTAAAGATACATTAGGAAAGAGGGAGCAAGAGCTTGGGGGTGGTAAgatggagacatgatagaagaaCAGAAATAGCCATGTGCTAATTTTGATGTAACACAAAGTGCTTGAGTATTTTTGACAATTTAGCATTTCACCAACAATGATTACTTATTAAAGtcttttggggaaaaaaaatcacaattgtAAGATACCCTGTAAAGCAAAACAAAATAATCAGATTACTAATTGTAATGCCAGGTGGGACACAAACTAATTTACAGAATAAAGTGCAGGATAAACCATCCACCCCTGTAATTCACAGAATTTTATTAATGTTTAAGACAATATTTTAACATTATGAAACAACTTCAAATAATCAAATTTCCTAAGCCCCAAACCCACAGACAGGCAGTTCACCTAAGAAATTGCACTTAAGTATGAAACTGGATTACATATTCAATATCTTGTAGCTGGATTCAATCCTTTTTCTAGATGACATACTATTAACATTGCCACTGACAGTACATTTGGGTATGCCAGTGAATTGAGGGTCCAAGGCTGCAGCCTTATCTCCTGCCCACGCTGATAGCACCTCTTCTTGCTAGAAACACAAGATTGTGGAATTACAAGACTGTGAGAACACCAGTGTGGGACTGATAATGAGGACAGATCTCTCCATATCATTAACAAGTGGCATTGTTTGACAATTTCCACATCTTACTTTTGATAGAACACTGCACAATGAACATAGTTGAGTATGCAGTTTGCTCAATATCTTACAATTTAAACAGCATATTTTAAAATGGATATCAACCACAAAATGTTCTTCACACAATAACATGCTGTTCATGTCTAAGCATACCTGCACTTATATCTTGTGTCACAAAAGCTGCTCATTTGGTTAAATAGTAGTCACTTAGGATAAAATAGGTGATCATCTCAAAAATGAAGAAGAGCATTCAACCAAAATGACAGTCTGAGAATTTGATTTCTTTtactaatttttatttatttgttttatagAATCAGTTTCAACTTCCTACTGAATATGTAACTTTTGGCTAATACTGCTGTAATTTCCATCCTGACCGCCTTTAGCAATATTGGATTCATCCTTTACAAATTCAGATGATTTACCGTATTTAAGTCCAGTTAGTTTTTTaagctgacccccccccccatccatttcATTACTGTAGTATTATCTGCACTATATCCTCCTTTATTGTGATTTCAGCAACATTTTCTTCTCACCCCCAGCTCCATGAGTTGGTCTCCTTTTTGCCTGTTTGAGCTCTCCTGTCATTTTGTTATCCCATCACCAAATGATTATAGATTTTTTTTGCTTACATTTTGTTTTAGATTCTTTTACCCTCTATGGTAAAATTTCTATTAATTAAACTTAATTTCTTAACATTCTGTAAATCTCACTTGTATCATCAATCTGACATTTGCCCCTTTTCCTGCTTTTGTTATCCACAAACTCTGGCTTTAATTTCCTAATCTTTCTCCTCCTGGAATATATCAAGATTGCAATGGAACAAGCTCCCCAAAACCATTTTACTGATCTCTCCTCACCACATTGATATTGCCTTCCTTCAATTGACTTGTTTTAGCTCAGAGCGGTGCGTATTTGTTTTTCCAAAATTGTATCTTATGCCACTATGGTTGCAGTTTCTGAAACATTTTCTAATGATACTTGCAACATTTCACACAATTTTGAGGAACATTGTCTCAATTTTTAACTGCATtccatttgtggtttctaaatgacaataaactgaatctgaatttgtcCATCATGACTAGATCCAGCAATGCCAAAAACAAATTCATTGAAACTTCTGAATGCACTTTAACTTCCTTCCCCTCTTCTGTAAACTTTTCCCCTTATGTCATCACTACTTCAGTCTATGTTACGATGCTTGAAATACCCCATTAGCTATGCACTCTGGCTTTTCCACTCAGTAATTTCACTGAATGACCTGgaaagctatgctggctggagtcagggcttcatgctttggctcttggtaggatcactcattccaaacaggtcaaagggtagaggccagactaagagtgctccactgatcctccaggttcagttcagggataataaacctgatgcaGCGATGAAGAATCcatctacatctgagtgcaacggtATTCCCGAGTCCCCACCCGggacttgtatgactgacagtagtgaaaactgagaagcAGCTACTGACACGATAAAGAAAGCTCTGAACGCTGCTAGAGATGGGGTGtctttcattgctgtcctaaacaccagtggcgtgATAGGCAGTAAGACCAAGAGTAGGGTTCttctgatcctcaccctccacTCCACTATTCTCTAGTCAATGGATCACCCTTCATAATTTCCAGTACCTTCAACTTGAAAGGCACCTGGCACATCTCTCCCTTCAGCATTTTTGTTCACTCTTTTTATCCCTGTAACTTTCACATCTCCAGTGCCCATCAAACCTCAGGGGATACAACACGTGCCCTTTTACTTTTACCCTCCCAAGAACCTAAATATCCCTCCCAGTAGAGCAACAATTCACTTCTGTTTGTTACGATTTAGTGTATTGAATTTGATACTCACACTTACAACAGAGAAATCAAAACCAGATGGAAGCACTGCCTTCATTCAGCTATCAGGAATGACCCTTAGTTTCCAATTGCCCTTCACTAGTTCTCCACCCTCCTCACACAGATGTCACTCTTTGGCCTCCTATACTGTTCCAACAGAAGCTCATCAAACATTATCTCATCTACTCTAAATCTTAATATGAATTTCAGTATTAATTAGTCTTCCTACTTTTGTATCAGAAATGTCTACTTCTGAAGGGGAAATCAACCCCTAAAGCAGACTTCATGTTTATCCCCCATTATAGATGTTGCTTGAACTGCTTATTTCCAGAATTCACATTTACATTTTCTTCCTTTCTGTTCCTGCACATCTCTTTCAAACTGGTCAGCTTTGATTAACAAGCCTTCATCAGCCTCTCTTCACCAGCACATTCACTTCTGCTATTCAATTTCACTGGTCTCCATCCTCTACAGATATTGCCACTGTTGTCTTCATTTCCTCTGCAACTCGAAACACTTTTTTTGAGATCAAATGAAAGCTTAGGATCTAAGAGATTAACTGTTTCAGATGCTAACTTTCTTAATAGTTGAAagagttttatttcagatttccagcatctgcaatcttctACATTTAAGCCCTTCAACATTTTGTCAGAGGGACTTGAATTTTCACATTTCTATTATGGTCAATTTACAATGGAATAAAACAATGATTACATATGCATCTTTAAAGCACCATTTATAGCCTTGAGATGTAATTGGAAGTATCTTTGCAGTATAATCACTATCATAATGTAGGAGTTCATGAATAGAATTAGAACATTAAATTTTATCAAGAGATTTAAACCATCTTCTTCATTGACTTTCTTTTGAACCAACTTTCTAGAAAGTTTGCCAGGAAGTCATCTATAATACTTCACAATGCTCCTGAGAATTTTAATAACAttacaagattttttttttaaattacacaaACACATAATTAATTATATTCCTTAATTCAGAATCAATGTACTACCATCATTTTTCTTGTTTTCTGAAAGTCTTAAGTAGGGCAACAGAAGCTACAACATCTTGTTGGGTCCAGTCAGAAAACCACACTTTAAAAAagatgtgaaggctttggagaaggtacagaaaagatttatcaAAATTATTCCTTGTTTGAAGGATATTAATTATGCAGATTGTCTGGAAAGGATAGGGATGTTCTCCTTGGAAAAGAAGAGAGGGATCTTAAAAGGGGATTTAAATCATGAGGGACAGAGACAGATTGGGTAAAGAGGAGCTGCCCATTGGCAGAGGCATCAAAAACCACAGGTCACAGAACAAATTGATCTGCAAAAGAACCAAATGTGACATGAAGATGATTATTTTTCATGGAGAGTAATTGGTcagaatctggaatgcactgtcaagAGAGCTATTGAAGACAGTTTTTAACTGCAGAATTCAGAAGACTACATAAGTATCTAAAAGGAAAGAATTTTCAGAGCTACAGGAAAATGGCAGGGAAAAAGGTCCAGGTGCACTCCtcataagattaaaagagtatgGCCTCAATGGGCCATATATTCGCCTTCCATGCTGCAGCCATTCTGTGAAGAACACCAGAAACCTGCTTGTTAGGACACAGAACTAAACTGTTACCCTGTTGATTTGTTATTGCTggtgaagcctgtttgaagcttGGGACTTCAGAACTGGTCCATGATCCAATAGATACAGCTGGCAATGGAGTTTCCACATCTCTTCAAAGTATCTCTCAATATGGTCTGCAGAAATTTCACCAGAAAATGTAAAAACTATTCTTGcaataagatttaaaaaaaagctttattGCCAATTTGATTGTTCTATATATTTGGCAACTCTTTTAGAACATTCAAGTATGATTATTTACAGAAGTGCAAGTGCCATTAGCCTCTCTGAAAACTCCTGCCTGCAAACTGTATGATTACTAAGGGCTAACTTGTGTGATCTACTTTTGGCAATGATAAAATCATGATGAAAAGACAACACTTATATAAATTAATCCACATAATTTCTCACAACTTCACACAGCAATAGTCCAACCGTAAAATGCAAAAGCTGTAAAAGTCCCGATGTGCAGGTGCACCATACATCTTCCCGGTCACAGCATAGCAGTATCTGCACGCAAAACCTATTAGTTCAGTATTAACAGTAATGTCGCAGGAATCCTTTATTTTTTTAAGCAAATCTGTACATCTGATGCTAGCTTGATGACTACACATTTAGTAATCTGCTTGTTGCTACAATATCAACCTAATAAATTTGCCTGGAGTGGAAGTGGAGGGTGGGTAGGAGGAGAAATTTCCAAATTCAAACTACTTGTCTCAGGAAACCATTTCTATGCATTTTCCATTGAACTGTTAAACAGATTGGTGCCATTAAAGAACCTCTTTGGAATTTTCAGTATCAAAGGTGGTCTGTCTGAAGTGCTTTTAGAAAGAGTTGTCCTTGGTGAAGGACAACGCCGTCCATTATCTTGCTCATGCCCCTTAAAGTTCTGATAATCACCTGCATCGTTTACTGGATTTACACCTTCTTGTTTAAGACAAGTCTGTCTGCTTGAATGTGGAGGAACAAGATCAGAATCAGTGGGAAGCCCACACACATCCAAGGACTCTGTGCTGGTGTTTCCGAATAAAATATCATCGGTGGCACTGGGAAGATCCTGGGCAATTTGAGTCCCTGTGAGGTGTTGTTCACCAAGATCAAAACTGCTATTATTAAGAAGATTGGTGGTTTTGTTCACAGTGCTGTTGTCACTGTCCACATCTGCAACAACCACCTCATCACTATCACTTTCAATAGTTATGACAAGTGGTGAATGATTTGTGCGATCTGTCCTTTCGCTGCTTTTCTCCTTCCTCTGTTTCTTGTGTTTCTTTTTTCGCTTATGTCGCCTGCTTGCCTCCGTTGCCTTTCCCTCGTACACTATTTCCACACTGGAACTCTTCCGCTTCTCTCTACGCTTTTTCATCTTGGGTTCACTGCTTATGGTGCTCTCAGCCACCAATGAGCCACTTTTTGAGTAGCTACTGCATTGTGAATGAGGCCTGGGAGAGCTGCCCTCCCTTCTAGGCAGAGTGTGAATCTCTGACGATATCTTAGCAATCTGTAAATTCTCATTTCTGTCATCCTTGTTGGATGAACTTTCCAAATAATGAGTCTTATATTTTCTTTTGCCTCCTGGTTTTTCTTGCCTCAATCTATCAGTTCGCCCTGAGGTAGTTCTAGACCGGGAACTCGATGGACTTCTTGAACGATAATTTCTGTACTGATAATAGACATCTTCCCTGTGACTACTTGGGCTTCTGAAGCTTGTACTTTCAGAACTAGATCGAATTCTATAATCCGAACAAGGTGACGTTCTTCTATAGCGAGTTCTATTTCTGGTTATGGAATCATGACCTTTGTGTGTTCTACTGTGGTAACTATATCTTTCCCACTGGTATGAGAAGCCCCTGTCTTTCTCCTGATATTCCCTCATATATCTGTATGTCCTGTCTCTACTTCTGGATCTTCTTCTGTCTCTCACTGACGCATAGCTTCTGCTCCAAGAGCGCGATCTAGGTCGGTGCCTGTAAACCACGACGTCACTGTTCTGTGACCTTGTGCGACTTCTCGTAGATGACGCTCTCTCTCGGTTCCTAGACCTCTTTCTGCTCCATGTTTGATAGGTGCAGGTTTCTTGACTGGCTGACCTGCTTCTATCCTCTAAATAATATTGATCTCTGTTAGACCTTTGGCTCCTGTCCTTGACTTGATGCTCACTTCTGCAGTAAGAGTAAGCCACCATAGTTCTGTCTACGCTATCTGATCGTTGGTGTCTCCGAGGATCATGCTTGTCTCTGCTTTGTGATCGAAACTTGGATCGATCCTTGGAACTGCTTCTGACTCTACTTGATGCCCTTGCTTTGTGTCTGCCTGAAGATGAGGTGCTGCCTCCAGAATGGGAAGTCTTTTTGCGATGCTTCTCCCTTTTCGATTTATTCCTCTTCTTCCGTTTTGACTTCTTTCTTTTCCACCGGTCCCTGGAGATAGAGGATCTGGTTGAGGACGACCTGGTTGACAAGCAGCAACTGCTGGTGCTGCTGCTGTGGAAATGTGTGTGCACAGGCTGCGCAGCAACTTCTGTGCTCGTTTCATGTATGGACACCTCAGAGTCTGAACTCAGTTCAATAAGCTCAGGGGTCCTTTCAGCCAAAGGCTTCACGTAACCCACAATTAAGCAATCATCTCCCGAGCGAGTCGAACTGTCTTCCTTTGTACCAGGATCAGCCTTTATTGGCACCACAGGCAACATTGACTCGGGCTGCATTGCAGCCTCTTCAGAATCAGAGGCTTCCTCAGGTGAGGAATTCCCAGCCTCTAAGGTCTGTGTGACTGAGTAGGAAGGGCCAGGTGTTTCATCATCCCACGTTGACTGACTTAGGCTAAGAGCCAGATCTGAGGGATTAGCCGTTGGCCTGTCTGTTTGCAGAGGATCAGCAGCATCAGGTGAAATTGCAATTACAGACAAATCTGAGTCACTTTCTTCCTCATAGGATGGGGCTGGACAGTCATAGTTGGCCCTCTGGTCATACGATTCCATGTTAAATGGAGCTCTGGCGAAACTGATAAACTCATGCAAAAAGTGGTCAGTGCGGTTAAGCAGGAACGGTCTCAATTCTTCTTGGAATGCCTCACCCTCCATATCGTACCGGACAATGTTGGACATGATGACGTGTTGCACAATGTTGACAATTGAGCCGTGAGAGCCAAACAAGACACAGAGCTCCCTCTTCAGCCACGGCATCAGGCGATGGAGGCAAGCAGCATTACGGCGGAAGAAGTCAGCAGAGACATCACGGTAGCGGCCGCCGTCCTGCACGTTCCTGACCCGCACCCCCGACCGGTATAATTCGCGCCGGAAGTTGACCATCTCTTGTTCTTGAATTTGCCGAGCGGACACACCTTGGGACTGTGCCCTCCTCCGGGCCCTCAGCCGACTCATCATGCGACGCAAGTTGCGGCTCTGTTGTGCCCGGGTCTGTCGACCCAGTCCCTCAAACACCACTCCATTGTCAGGCAACTGCGAAATAACCGGAGAGCTCCGAGGCTGGTGAGCCATACGGCGCTCCCTGGTTAAGGTTGTGCGATATCTAAATCTCTGGCCACCTGGACTGCCAAATGAGCCATTCTCCGTTGCCTTCAGGACATACTCTTGGAAATCATTTTCAGTTCGTACACTGTGGAAAATGGAGTTGAAAGGCTGCTTACACAGTGGGCATTCTGCTTTGTTACGGGACCATTCCTGAATGCAACGAAAGCAAAATTTGTGGAAGCAACGATCGATGTAAGACATGTTGTCAAATCTGTCCAGACAGATTGGACATTTTGCATCAGGCGATACGTCGCCCTGCATTCCATGCT
Proteins encoded in this region:
- the LOC140729133 gene encoding E3 ubiquitin-protein ligase Topors-like, coding for MMASTTEDLNAENQFSPEPETSKIQHGMQGDVSPDAKCPICLDRFDNMSYIDRCFHKFCFRCIQEWSRNKAECPLCKQPFNSIFHSVRTENDFQEYVLKATENGSFGSPGGQRFRYRTTLTRERRMAHQPRSSPVISQLPDNGVVFEGLGRQTRAQQSRNLRRMMSRLRARRRAQSQGVSARQIQEQEMVNFRRELYRSGVRVRNVQDGGRYRDVSADFFRRNAACLHRLMPWLKRELCVLFGSHGSIVNIVQHVIMSNIVRYDMEGEAFQEELRPFLLNRTDHFLHEFISFARAPFNMESYDQRANYDCPAPSYEEESDSDLSVIAISPDAADPLQTDRPTANPSDLALSLSQSTWDDETPGPSYSVTQTLEAGNSSPEEASDSEEAAMQPESMLPVVPIKADPGTKEDSSTRSGDDCLIVGYVKPLAERTPELIELSSDSEVSIHETSTEVAAQPVHTHFHSSSTSSCCLSTRSSSTRSSISRDRWKRKKSKRKKRNKSKREKHRKKTSHSGGSTSSSGRHKARASSRVRSSSKDRSKFRSQSRDKHDPRRHQRSDSVDRTMVAYSYCRSEHQVKDRSQRSNRDQYYLEDRSRSASQETCTYQTWSRKRSRNRERASSTRSRTRSQNSDVVVYRHRPRSRSWSRSYASVRDRRRSRSRDRTYRYMREYQEKDRGFSYQWERYSYHSRTHKGHDSITRNRTRYRRTSPCSDYRIRSSSESTSFRSPSSHREDVYYQYRNYRSRSPSSSRSRTTSGRTDRLRQEKPGGKRKYKTHYLESSSNKDDRNENLQIAKISSEIHTLPRREGSSPRPHSQCSSYSKSGSLVAESTISSEPKMKKRREKRKSSSVEIVYEGKATEASRRHKRKKKHKKQRKEKSSERTDRTNHSPLVITIESDSDEVVVADVDSDNSTVNKTTNLLNNSSFDLGEQHLTGTQIAQDLPSATDDILFGNTSTESLDVCGLPTDSDLVPPHSSRQTCLKQEGVNPVNDAGDYQNFKGHEQDNGRRCPSPRTTLSKSTSDRPPLILKIPKRFFNGTNLFNSSMENA